The following proteins are co-located in the Deinococcus radiotolerans genome:
- the rbfA gene encoding 30S ribosome-binding factor RbfA has protein sequence MKPEQIQSQLTRVISDSIGGLRDPRVPMIVTVERVTVTADYSLARVYVSAMTGDMEDLLDALRGARGYLQRQVADHVKLRRTPVLEFHDASDRPPL, from the coding sequence GTGAAGCCCGAACAGATCCAGTCGCAGCTGACCCGCGTGATCAGCGACTCCATCGGCGGCCTGCGCGACCCGCGCGTGCCCATGATCGTCACAGTCGAGCGCGTGACCGTCACCGCCGACTACTCCCTGGCCCGCGTGTACGTCAGTGCCATGACCGGCGACATGGAGGACCTGCTGGACGCCCTGCGCGGCGCCCGCGGGTACCTGCAGCGGCAGGTGGCCGATCACGTGAAACTGCGCCGCACGCCCGTGCTGGAATTCCACGATGCCAGCGACCGCCCCCCCCTGTGA
- a CDS encoding acyl-CoA thioesterase, producing MGVVHHATYPVWFEVARTDLMHHLGLPYREVEARGYYLMLSGLNVEYRRAARYDDELHIVARLSSVRSRTMTFTYEVLRGDELLATGETRHIATDQTYRPARLPDDVLSLLQGQPR from the coding sequence ATGGGCGTCGTGCACCATGCCACGTACCCCGTGTGGTTCGAGGTGGCCCGCACTGACCTGATGCACCACCTGGGCCTGCCGTACCGTGAAGTGGAGGCGCGCGGGTACTACCTGATGCTCTCGGGCCTGAACGTCGAGTACCGCCGCGCCGCCCGCTACGACGATGAACTCCACATCGTGGCGCGGCTCAGCAGCGTCCGCTCGCGCACCATGACCTTCACGTACGAGGTCCTGCGCGGCGACGAACTGCTCGCCACAGGCGAGACCCGCCACATCGCCACCGACCAGACCTACCGCCCCGCCCGCCTCCCGGACGACGTCCTGAGCCTGCTTCAGGGCCAGCCGCGCTAG
- a CDS encoding NUDIX domain-containing protein: protein MSHLSRTLPLKRAAHVYLVRDGHLLLVEERMDDGSIFYGLPGGKALPGETLGDAAVRQVLVETGLTVTDLMFVSLLEGELLTGTRNECYAIFGRFTATFHGEIDPTDPEVVGVKWVPFAQVESLVRYGPPPEVEERNPLIWVPTRDFVQGQPRAYYPI, encoded by the coding sequence ATGAGCCACCTGTCGCGCACCCTGCCGCTCAAACGTGCCGCGCACGTGTACCTCGTCCGGGACGGGCACCTGCTGCTCGTCGAGGAACGCATGGACGACGGCAGCATCTTCTACGGCCTGCCCGGCGGCAAGGCCCTCCCAGGCGAGACCCTCGGCGACGCCGCCGTCCGGCAGGTTCTCGTCGAGACCGGCCTGACCGTCACGGACCTGATGTTCGTCAGCCTGCTTGAAGGCGAACTGCTGACCGGCACCCGCAACGAGTGTTACGCCATCTTCGGGCGCTTCACCGCCACCTTCCACGGCGAGATCGACCCCACCGACCCCGAAGTCGTGGGCGTCAAGTGGGTGCCGTTCGCGCAGGTCGAGTCCCTGGTCCGCTACGGTCCACCCCCGGAAGTCGAGGAACGCAACCCGCTGATCTGGGTCCCCACCCGCGACTTCGTGCAGGGTCAGCCCCGCGCGTACTACCCCATCTAG
- a CDS encoding c-type cytochrome yields MKNTFVVSMALLLALTIGGSVVGYNKAIHKEEKGHEETKAPEQNGESAPSANGASSGPAGGTQANTRAANDGGEQAGVNGATVEAQGNTTGDVQNSTTEGSATDTNTAGSTGQQPAETAAAAEPQGDASAGGKTFAANCAGCHGANGQGQIGPSLVAANGPKDWTLDQFRTTLREGKTPERELQAMMPRFTEAQLTDSDIANLQAYIKTLN; encoded by the coding sequence ATGAAGAACACGTTCGTCGTTTCTATGGCGCTGCTGCTGGCCCTGACCATCGGCGGGTCCGTCGTCGGGTACAACAAGGCCATCCACAAGGAAGAAAAGGGACACGAGGAAACGAAGGCCCCCGAACAGAACGGCGAGTCCGCGCCCAGCGCCAATGGGGCGTCCTCCGGCCCTGCGGGCGGCACCCAGGCGAACACCCGCGCGGCGAACGACGGGGGCGAGCAAGCGGGCGTGAACGGCGCGACGGTCGAGGCCCAGGGCAACACCACCGGTGACGTGCAGAACAGCACCACGGAGGGCAGCGCCACCGACACCAACACAGCCGGGTCCACCGGGCAGCAGCCCGCAGAGACGGCAGCGGCGGCTGAGCCCCAGGGGGACGCCTCTGCGGGCGGGAAGACCTTCGCGGCAAACTGCGCGGGGTGCCACGGTGCGAACGGGCAGGGGCAGATCGGGCCCAGCCTCGTGGCGGCCAACGGGCCCAAGGACTGGACGCTGGATCAGTTCAGGACCACCCTGCGTGAAGGCAAGACCCCGGAGCGTGAGCTGCAGGCCATGATGCCCCGCTTCACGGAGGCGCAGCTGACCGACAGTGACATCGCGAACCTGCAGGCGTACATCAAGACCCTGAACTGA
- a CDS encoding helical backbone metal receptor, which translates to MPQVRLASLTCSNTDILHALHATDRLVAVDSHSDAPGIDHAMRLGPDLNIDVDALTRARPDLVLASLSVPGMERVVQAVQDAGLNTVILDPTSVPDTAATIRQVGALLGLPERGAAVADALEAELAALHRPVRTPARVLVEWWPKPIIAATRDSWVTDLLSSLGAVNALAAREGRSSPLTLDEVRAARPDLIVCSWCGAKKLRPEVIEARGLGVPVVAVPESGLGRPGPRLIEGARQIRAALDALGR; encoded by the coding sequence ATGCCCCAAGTGCGCCTCGCCAGTCTGACGTGCAGCAACACCGACATCCTGCACGCCCTGCACGCCACGGACCGGCTGGTGGCCGTGGACAGCCACAGCGACGCGCCCGGCATCGACCACGCCATGCGGCTGGGCCCGGACCTGAACATCGACGTGGACGCCCTGACCCGCGCCCGCCCCGATCTGGTGCTCGCCAGCCTGAGCGTGCCGGGCATGGAGCGCGTCGTGCAGGCCGTGCAGGACGCCGGGTTGAACACCGTGATCCTCGACCCGACCAGCGTGCCGGACACCGCCGCCACCATCCGGCAGGTGGGCGCGCTGCTGGGCCTGCCGGAACGTGGGGCGGCGGTCGCCGACGCGCTGGAGGCCGAACTGGCCGCCCTGCACCGCCCCGTCCGCACCCCAGCGCGCGTGCTGGTCGAGTGGTGGCCGAAACCCATCATCGCCGCCACCCGCGACTCCTGGGTCACGGACCTGCTGAGCAGTCTGGGCGCCGTCAATGCCCTGGCAGCCCGGGAGGGCCGCAGCAGCCCCCTCACGCTGGACGAGGTCCGCGCCGCCCGCCCGGACCTGATCGTGTGCTCGTGGTGCGGCGCGAAGAAACTGCGCCCCGAGGTCATTGAGGCGCGCGGACTGGGCGTGCCCGTCGTCGCCGTGCCCGAGAGCGGCCTGGGTCGCCCCGGCCCCCGCCTGATCGAGGGCGCCCGGCAGATCCGCGCCGCACTGGATGCGCTGGGCCGCTGA
- a CDS encoding chlorite dismutase family protein, whose amino-acid sequence MSEQPDTNTQPAAPTHGAPAGAPAGRPARKRMVDLDPSGQVTQREPDRSGRQFMNYSFFKLDPAFRRLPHAEREEIKAEFMAAADAWQADAPAAKGLIQRSYSLVGVRGDVDFMIWRMAFDVRDFQDAQARLNRTRLMGYLTQPYTFTSMNKRSQYVNRVEGSGHGLEILPGQGRYLFIYPFIKTRAWYDLTPHARQGMMDEHIYASEPFKGVRINTSYSYGIDDQEFVVSFDSDHPQEFVDLVHRLRYTEASNYTLQDTPMFTCVKKDLNETLDDLA is encoded by the coding sequence ATGAGCGAACAGCCCGACACGAACACCCAGCCCGCCGCACCCACCCACGGAGCCCCTGCTGGTGCGCCCGCCGGTCGCCCCGCCCGCAAGCGCATGGTGGACCTCGACCCCAGCGGGCAGGTCACGCAGCGTGAACCCGACCGCTCGGGCCGGCAGTTCATGAACTACTCGTTCTTCAAGCTTGACCCGGCCTTCCGCCGCCTGCCGCACGCCGAGCGCGAGGAGATCAAGGCCGAGTTCATGGCCGCCGCCGACGCGTGGCAGGCCGACGCGCCCGCCGCGAAGGGCCTCATCCAGCGCAGCTACTCGCTGGTCGGCGTGCGCGGCGACGTGGACTTCATGATCTGGCGCATGGCCTTTGACGTCCGCGACTTCCAGGACGCCCAGGCGCGCCTGAACCGCACCCGCCTGATGGGGTACCTGACCCAGCCGTACACGTTCACCAGCATGAACAAACGCAGCCAGTACGTGAACCGCGTCGAGGGCAGCGGCCACGGCCTGGAGATCCTGCCCGGCCAGGGCCGCTACCTGTTCATCTACCCCTTTATCAAGACCCGCGCGTGGTATGACCTGACCCCCCACGCCCGCCAGGGCATGATGGACGAGCACATCTACGCCTCCGAGCCGTTCAAGGGCGTGCGCATCAACACCAGCTACTCCTACGGCATTGACGACCAGGAGTTCGTGGTGAGCTTCGACAGTGACCACCCGCAGGAATTCGTGGATCTCGTCCACCGCCTGCGCTACACCGAGGCGAGCAACTACACATTGCAGGACACCCCGATGTTCACCTGCGTGAAGAAGGATCTGAACGAGACGCTGGACGACCTCGCGTAA
- a CDS encoding VOC family protein yields the protein MLKHVSFLTRDIGATVAFYERLGATTEKNLTTTEGHRRAVLRLGNGLLQFFQVSGETPAPHPHWAEHIALHVTGLRALLQTLRDSGVTVTRDLQPSPSGRDMAFVQDPDGRQVELLEA from the coding sequence ATGCTCAAGCACGTCTCCTTCCTGACCCGCGACATCGGCGCGACCGTCGCCTTCTACGAGCGCCTCGGGGCGACCACCGAGAAGAACCTCACCACCACCGAGGGGCACCGCCGCGCCGTCCTGCGTCTCGGGAACGGCCTCCTCCAGTTCTTCCAGGTGAGCGGCGAGACCCCCGCCCCGCACCCCCACTGGGCCGAGCACATCGCCCTGCACGTCACCGGCCTGCGCGCCCTGCTCCAGACGCTGCGTGACTCGGGCGTGACCGTCACCCGCGACCTGCAACCCAGTCCCAGCGGCCGGGACATGGCCTTCGTGCAGGACCCCGACGGGCGGCAGGTGGAACTCCTCGAAGCCTGA
- a CDS encoding RBBP9/YdeN family alpha/beta hydrolase has product MTPTIVIVPGLGDSGPEHWQSLWTSKFGAARVRQDDPDRPTPETWSARLQEVIDATPGDLVLIGHSCGVLNIVHWARLTGGHPRVKGAMLVGPTDADMTIEEYPAVQGMAPVPMQPLPFPALVVASENDPFATFERAQAFAEAWDAEFISAGEAGHINVASGHGDWPDGEVLLGEALHAWTPPDIVRL; this is encoded by the coding sequence ATGACGCCGACCATCGTGATCGTGCCGGGCCTGGGAGACAGCGGCCCGGAGCACTGGCAGAGCCTCTGGACCAGCAAGTTCGGCGCGGCGCGCGTGCGGCAGGACGACCCGGACCGGCCCACCCCCGAGACGTGGTCGGCCCGCCTTCAGGAGGTCATCGACGCGACGCCCGGCGATCTGGTCCTGATTGGGCACTCGTGTGGCGTGCTGAACATCGTCCACTGGGCGCGCCTGACTGGCGGGCACCCGCGCGTGAAGGGCGCGATGCTCGTCGGCCCCACCGACGCGGACATGACGATCGAGGAGTATCCAGCTGTGCAGGGCATGGCGCCCGTGCCCATGCAGCCCCTGCCGTTCCCGGCACTGGTCGTCGCCAGCGAGAACGACCCCTTCGCCACTTTCGAGCGTGCCCAGGCGTTCGCTGAAGCGTGGGACGCCGAATTCATCTCGGCGGGCGAGGCCGGGCACATCAACGTCGCCAGCGGGCACGGCGACTGGCCCGACGGCGAGGTGCTGCTGGGCGAGGCCCTGCACGCCTGGACACCACCAGATATCGTGCGACTCTGA
- the trxA gene encoding thioredoxin: protein MKPVELTDSNFNNEISEGLTLVDFWAPWCGPCRIIAPVIEELAGQYEGKVKIAKLNVDENPVTQGQYRVMSIPTLILFKDGQPVEGVVGAQPKRAFEALLDKYSNEKIAST from the coding sequence ATGAAGCCTGTGGAACTCACGGACAGCAACTTTAACAACGAGATCAGCGAGGGCCTGACCCTGGTGGACTTCTGGGCCCCCTGGTGCGGCCCCTGCCGCATCATCGCGCCGGTGATCGAGGAACTCGCCGGGCAGTACGAGGGCAAGGTCAAGATCGCGAAACTGAACGTGGACGAGAACCCCGTCACGCAGGGTCAGTACCGCGTCATGAGCATTCCCACCCTGATCCTCTTCAAGGACGGCCAGCCCGTTGAGGGCGTTGTGGGCGCCCAGCCCAAGCGCGCCTTCGAGGCGCTGCTCGACAAGTACAGCAACGAGAAGATCGCCAGCACCTGA
- a CDS encoding DUF309 domain-containing protein: MTVTDSGDFRRGAALFARGEWWEAHEAWERPWMTARGDDRAFLQALILLAAALHKRWAHGSLTHRNYDKALRYLDTLPAEYGGVALAQLRADVWDALQGSTRPEAGRPALHGPSGGPFPA; encoded by the coding sequence ATGACGGTCACGGATTCCGGCGACTTCCGGCGCGGCGCGGCGCTGTTCGCGCGGGGCGAGTGGTGGGAGGCGCACGAGGCCTGGGAGCGCCCCTGGATGACCGCGCGCGGGGACGACCGGGCGTTCCTGCAGGCGCTGATTCTGCTCGCGGCCGCGCTGCATAAGCGCTGGGCGCACGGCAGCCTGACGCACCGGAACTACGACAAGGCCCTGCGGTACCTGGACACGCTGCCCGCCGAGTACGGGGGGGTGGCGCTCGCGCAGCTGCGCGCCGACGTCTGGGACGCCCTGCAGGGCTCCACGCGACCGGAGGCTGGGCGGCCCGCACTGCATGGCCCATCGGGTGGGCCGTTTCCCGCGTGA
- a CDS encoding LabA-like NYN domain-containing protein: protein MERIALFIDGANVYAAAKRLGWNFDHRKILEHFSAPGRLYNAFYYTAVPTPIDDKQKRFTDALTYMGYTVRTRPLREATDDSGDTYRRASLDIEIVTDLLTTSDQYDTAVLLTGDGDFERPVEVLRARGKRVVVASIAEMTSYELRNAADQYVDFKDIREHVERPGYRLPSEQRGLETRPFYTSAALDGDDR, encoded by the coding sequence ATGGAACGTATTGCACTCTTTATTGACGGCGCCAACGTGTACGCAGCAGCGAAACGACTCGGGTGGAACTTCGACCACCGCAAGATCCTGGAGCACTTCTCCGCTCCGGGCCGCCTGTACAACGCCTTCTACTACACGGCCGTCCCCACCCCCATTGACGACAAGCAGAAGCGCTTCACGGACGCCCTGACCTACATGGGTTACACGGTCCGCACCCGCCCCCTGCGCGAGGCGACGGACGACAGCGGCGACACGTACCGGCGCGCCAGCCTCGACATCGAGATCGTCACGGACCTGCTGACCACCAGTGACCAGTACGACACAGCGGTGCTGCTGACCGGCGACGGGGACTTCGAGCGGCCGGTCGAGGTGCTGCGCGCGCGCGGCAAGCGCGTCGTGGTGGCCAGCATCGCGGAGATGACCAGCTACGAGCTGCGCAACGCTGCCGACCAGTACGTGGACTTCAAGGACATCCGCGAGCACGTCGAGCGCCCCGGCTACCGCCTGCCCAGCGAGCAGCGCGGCCTGGAAACCCGGCCCTTTTACACGTCCGCCGCCCTGGACGGCGACGACCGCTGA
- the plsX gene encoding phosphate acyltransferase PlsX produces MSLPVALDAMGGDHGAPPNVEGALAAARAGVSVILVGDRVKLHAELGRHAGSASLPVEVVEATDVIGMDEHASDVRSRTQASINVASRLVKEGRASAVVSMGHSGATMASALLTLGRIRGVERPAILTHLPAKGGFTTLLDAGANADVKATYYAQWARLASVYLKVVEDRENPTVGLLSIGEEDHKGSALVLEAHGLLRALHGRGVNFHGNVEGRDIFRNTTDIVVTDGFTGNVVLKLAEGEAKVLFGWVKEALQSGLKSKIGGLLVRGSLRGLAERMDPSTYGASLLIGVKGLAFIGHGSADARAVKNALLRAARAHEANLIPRLEAAFTEQSSG; encoded by the coding sequence ATGAGTCTGCCGGTCGCACTGGACGCGATGGGCGGCGATCACGGCGCCCCACCTAACGTGGAGGGCGCATTGGCCGCGGCCCGCGCGGGGGTGTCCGTGATTCTCGTGGGGGACCGCGTGAAACTCCACGCGGAACTCGGCCGGCACGCGGGGAGCGCCAGCCTGCCCGTCGAGGTGGTCGAGGCGACCGACGTGATCGGCATGGACGAGCACGCCAGTGACGTCCGCAGCCGCACGCAGGCGAGCATCAACGTCGCCTCGCGCCTCGTGAAGGAGGGCCGCGCGTCCGCGGTGGTCAGCATGGGCCACAGCGGCGCGACCATGGCGTCCGCCCTGCTGACGCTGGGCCGCATCAGGGGCGTCGAGCGGCCCGCGATCCTCACGCATCTGCCTGCCAAGGGAGGCTTCACCACCCTGCTGGACGCCGGGGCAAACGCGGACGTGAAGGCCACGTACTACGCGCAGTGGGCGCGGCTGGCCAGCGTGTACCTGAAAGTCGTCGAGGACCGCGAGAACCCCACCGTGGGGCTGCTCTCCATCGGCGAGGAGGACCACAAGGGCAGCGCGCTGGTGCTTGAAGCGCACGGGCTGCTGCGCGCCCTGCACGGCCGGGGCGTGAACTTCCACGGGAACGTGGAGGGCCGCGACATCTTCCGCAACACCACCGACATCGTCGTCACGGACGGCTTCACCGGAAACGTCGTCCTGAAGCTCGCCGAGGGTGAGGCGAAGGTGCTGTTCGGCTGGGTCAAGGAGGCCCTCCAGAGTGGCCTCAAGAGCAAGATCGGTGGCCTGCTCGTGCGCGGCTCGCTGCGCGGCCTGGCCGAGCGGATGGACCCCAGCACGTACGGCGCGAGCCTGCTGATCGGCGTGAAGGGCCTGGCGTTCATTGGGCACGGCAGCGCCGACGCGCGCGCCGTGAAGAACGCCCTGTTGCGCGCCGCCCGCGCGCACGAGGCGAACCTGATTCCCCGCCTGGAGGCGGCCTTCACGGAACAGTCCTCCGGCTGA
- a CDS encoding mechanosensitive ion channel family protein, with translation MLQELSVQIVKPQVWVGLALTAVAAYAIYRFGRVLIGALEPHVPRRLLPALKWLWWLVVIIGWLAVATAVAYLPSVPVLFNLGRDIMDGFRHSAGQLVVVIAMALIAWNLIGTLAQRIVAEQEFNRRSVRVQTLKGVVESTLRVVVVILSVIAALQALGVNATSLLAGVSVLGLAVGFGAQSLIKDVFNGFFILLEDQYGVGDVITVNTGQLSGGVERLNLRVTALRALDGTVHIIPNGQINTVSVSSKDWSRVVATVDVTYTANIDDALRVLEQVSTEIYEADEWKHFFLEKPEQQGVTQLAPDGVTLRALFKVQPKSQYAIGREFNRRIKIAMDEAGIEIPFPQRSLNFGGSPIEIKLTREDLGRDPRATQDRGHAPVQPTLTRDPEENENT, from the coding sequence ATGTTGCAGGAACTCAGTGTTCAGATCGTCAAACCCCAGGTCTGGGTGGGCCTGGCCCTGACGGCGGTGGCCGCGTACGCCATCTACCGCTTCGGGCGCGTACTGATCGGCGCGCTCGAACCGCACGTGCCCCGCCGCCTGCTGCCCGCTCTGAAGTGGCTGTGGTGGCTGGTCGTGATCATCGGCTGGCTGGCCGTCGCCACGGCCGTCGCGTACCTGCCCAGCGTGCCCGTCCTGTTCAACCTGGGGCGCGACATCATGGACGGCTTCCGGCACAGCGCCGGGCAGCTGGTCGTGGTGATCGCCATGGCGCTGATCGCCTGGAACCTGATCGGTACGCTCGCGCAGCGCATCGTGGCCGAACAGGAATTCAACCGCCGCAGCGTCCGCGTGCAAACCCTCAAGGGCGTCGTGGAAAGCACCCTGCGGGTCGTGGTTGTCATCCTGAGCGTCATCGCCGCCCTCCAGGCACTCGGCGTGAACGCCACCAGCCTCCTGGCCGGGGTGTCCGTGCTGGGTCTCGCCGTGGGCTTCGGCGCGCAGAGCCTCATCAAGGACGTCTTCAACGGCTTTTTCATCCTGCTCGAAGACCAGTACGGCGTGGGCGACGTGATCACCGTGAACACCGGCCAGCTGTCCGGCGGCGTAGAACGCCTGAACCTGCGTGTCACCGCCCTGCGCGCCCTGGACGGCACCGTGCACATCATCCCCAACGGGCAGATCAACACCGTCAGCGTGAGCAGCAAGGACTGGTCCCGCGTGGTCGCCACCGTGGACGTCACGTACACCGCGAACATTGACGACGCCCTGCGCGTCCTGGAACAGGTCAGCACTGAGATCTACGAGGCCGACGAGTGGAAGCACTTCTTCCTGGAGAAACCCGAGCAGCAGGGCGTGACGCAACTCGCTCCGGACGGCGTGACCCTGCGCGCCCTGTTCAAGGTGCAGCCCAAGAGTCAGTACGCCATCGGCCGCGAGTTCAACCGCCGCATCAAGATCGCCATGGACGAGGCCGGCATCGAGATTCCCTTCCCGCAGCGCAGCCTGAACTTCGGCGGCTCACCCATCGAGATCAAACTCACCCGTGAGGATCTGGGCCGTGACCCCCGCGCCACGCAGGACCGCGGCCACGCGCCGGTGCAGCCCACCCTGACCCGCGACCCCGAGGAGAACGAGAACACCTGA
- a CDS encoding cysteine desulfurase family protein, with amino-acid sequence MIYLDYAATHPMTPEALAAYAQAAALPGNPASVHAAGQAARERLEEGRARVAAAFGVDPRTLIANGGGTEGDNHVLLGVTRAWQEAHGRPGHLITTPTEHSAVLAPARALAAQGWAVTFLTPDRFGRYDPAELAGALRDDTALVSIHHANNEVGAVQNTPALAAVAAARGVPYHTDAVQAPGVLPVDLPGWGVTFATFSAHKWGGPRGVGFVYVRRGTQLPPVTLGGGQEGGVRPGTQDTAGVYAAGVALTHAAAAQGATLAHLGTLREQFMREVASIPDLSVNHAPDSSPKVVNVTVGGADGEALLMNLDMLGVAASAGSACSAGTMQPSHVMTALGLSEAQARASLRFSFGAATTPAEISAAAHALVQAATWSRV; translated from the coding sequence ATGATCTACCTGGATTACGCGGCGACGCACCCCATGACGCCCGAAGCGCTGGCGGCGTACGCGCAGGCGGCGGCCCTGCCGGGCAACCCGGCCAGTGTGCACGCGGCGGGTCAGGCGGCCCGTGAGCGGCTGGAGGAAGGCCGCGCGCGGGTGGCGGCGGCGTTCGGGGTGGACCCGCGCACACTGATCGCCAACGGTGGCGGCACCGAGGGCGACAACCACGTGCTGCTGGGCGTCACGCGGGCATGGCAGGAGGCGCACGGGCGGCCCGGTCACCTGATCACCACGCCTACGGAGCACTCGGCGGTGCTGGCGCCCGCGCGGGCGCTGGCGGCGCAGGGCTGGGCGGTCACGTTCCTGACGCCGGACCGGTTCGGGCGCTACGACCCGGCGGAACTGGCGGGCGCGTTGCGGGACGATACGGCGCTGGTGTCCATTCACCACGCGAACAATGAGGTGGGGGCCGTGCAGAACACCCCAGCACTGGCGGCAGTGGCGGCTGCACGCGGGGTGCCGTACCACACGGACGCCGTGCAGGCGCCCGGTGTGCTGCCGGTGGACCTGCCGGGCTGGGGCGTGACCTTTGCGACGTTCAGCGCGCACAAGTGGGGCGGGCCGCGCGGCGTGGGCTTCGTGTACGTGCGCCGCGGCACGCAGTTACCGCCCGTGACGTTGGGTGGCGGGCAGGAGGGCGGCGTGCGCCCGGGCACGCAGGACACCGCTGGGGTGTACGCGGCGGGCGTGGCCCTGACCCACGCGGCGGCGGCGCAGGGCGCGACGCTGGCGCACCTGGGAACCCTACGCGAACAGTTCATGCGGGAGGTCGCGAGCATCCCGGACCTGAGCGTGAACCACGCGCCGGACAGCAGCCCGAAGGTCGTGAACGTCACCGTGGGCGGCGCGGACGGCGAGGCGCTGCTGATGAACCTCGACATGCTGGGCGTGGCGGCCAGCGCCGGGAGCGCGTGCAGCGCGGGCACCATGCAGCCCAGCCACGTCATGACCGCCCTGGGCCTGAGTGAAGCGCAGGCCCGCGCGTCGCTGCGCTTCAGTTTTGGCGCGGCCACCACGCCTGCCGAGATCAGTGCGGCGGCGCACGCCCTCGTGCAGGCCGCAACCTGGAGCCGCGTCTAA